The following is a genomic window from Amycolatopsis acidiphila.
GGTGGTGGAGGTGACGGCGCGGTGGCTGGTGAGGCAGGCGGGTTTGCGCGACTCGACCACCTGCATGAGGTGACGTAGGCGGCTTTTCCTGGCTCATCTTTGAGCCTGCCCGTCCGGCGAGGACTCTCTTGATCTTTAGAGCCGCGCGCTGCGCGCGGGTGGCTGGGGTACGCCCGTCCCACCCCGATCGCTGAGTGTTCAGCGGTCGGCCCACCGGGTCAAGGCGGGAAAGATGCCTTGACCCGGCGTGTCCACCGCTAGGGACGCTGGGGATCGGGGTTAGGGAGCGGGCTGGGTGCGGGCGTTCTTGGCTGCCGTTGCCGGATCGCCATTTGTGGGTGGTTGGGCGTTGTCGGGTTCGCCGTGGCCGGGCCAACGCGCCGAAACCCCACCACCCGGCACGGCGTCAACCCTGTCCGAAGCGTCGCCCGATCTCCGTCACTTCGGGCAACCCGGCGAACTCCGTGAACTCCCCGAACCCCGGCAGTCCCGCCACCGCGTTGATCGGCGTGCCGTCCTGCGCGATCTGCGCGTAGACCTCCCGCACGGCACGCGTCGCCGCGAGGAGGGCCGCGATCGGGCAGATCACGAGCCGGAAACCCAGCTCCCGCAGGCGTTCCATGCTCGTCGGCGGGGTCTTGCCACCCTCGGCCCAGTTGAACAGCAACGGAAAACCCTCGAACTCCGCCGCCACGTGTTCGATCTCCTCGTCGGTCTGCAGGGCCTCCACGAAGAGCGCGTCCGCACCCGCGTCCCGGTAGCGCCGCGCCCGGTCGATCGCCGCGTCGACGCCTTCCACCGCACGTGCGTCGGTGCGGGCGATCAGCACGAAATCGGGGTTCCGCCGCGCGGCGACGGCCGCCCTGATCTTGTCGACCGCCGTATCCACGGGTACCACCTGTTTACCCTCCAGGTGCCCGCACCGCTTCGGCGCCACCTGGTCCTCGAGATGGATGCCCGCCACCCCGGCTGCCTCGTACTCCCGCACCGTCCGGATCACGTTCAGCGCATTGCCGTAGCCGGTGTCGGCATCGGCGAGCACCGGCAGGTCGACCGCCGCCGTGATGTGCCGCGCGGTGTCGACCATCTCGGTCATCGTGAGCAGGCCGACGTCCGGCCGCCCGATCAGCGAGGCCGTCACCCCGAACCCGGTCATGTACACGGCCGGGAACCCCGCCTCCTCGGCCAGCCGTGCGCTCAGCGCGTCGTACGCGCCCGGCGCCACGACCGGCTCACCTCCGGCCAGCAGCTCCCGCAGCCGCTTCGGTCCGTCGCATCCGTCACTGAGCAGGCTCGCCACCGTTGACCCTCCGTAGTCGTCCCCACCACCCTATCTCGTGGCGAAGCGGCTCGAAGGTTTCGTCGTTCCCCTTCGCGGGCAGGCAAAAGAGCAGGCGGGAGAGTCGAAGGGTGGGAGCGAACATGACTGTGACAACGGTGAAGACACCGAACCTTGCCGAGATCGCGGCGGAGGAGCTCGCCGCCGCGGTCGCCGCCGCGCTGCGTCCCGACGACGCGCCGCTCGACTACGGCCCGTGCCGAC
Proteins encoded in this region:
- a CDS encoding isocitrate lyase/PEP mutase family protein, with the protein product MASLLSDGCDGPKRLRELLAGGEPVVAPGAYDALSARLAEEAGFPAVYMTGFGVTASLIGRPDVGLLTMTEMVDTARHITAAVDLPVLADADTGYGNALNVIRTVREYEAAGVAGIHLEDQVAPKRCGHLEGKQVVPVDTAVDKIRAAVAARRNPDFVLIARTDARAVEGVDAAIDRARRYRDAGADALFVEALQTDEEIEHVAAEFEGFPLLFNWAEGGKTPPTSMERLRELGFRLVICPIAALLAATRAVREVYAQIAQDGTPINAVAGLPGFGEFTEFAGLPEVTEIGRRFGQG